The following DNA comes from Oncorhynchus masou masou isolate Uvic2021 chromosome 21, UVic_Omas_1.1, whole genome shotgun sequence.
aaatgcgtaggtttgcgctttcagttttgcacaaatggcaccatccatggtttctggttaggataggttttaatagtcacaatgggtacaacatctcctatgcacttccttataaactcaatCACAGAATCAGCATTTAAATCAATATTATTCTGAGGCTTCctggaacatgtcccagtccgcgtgatcaaaacaatcttgaagtgtggattccgattggtcagaccagcgttgaatggtccttgtcacgggtacatcctgtttgagttctGACTATAGGAGAGGagaagcaaaatggagtcgtggtcagatttgccgaatggggggccttgtatgcatcccaGAAGtaagagtagcagtgatccagtgttttgccagcccgggtactacaatcaatatgctgatagaatttagatagccttgttctcaaatttgctttattaaagtccccagctacaaaaatgcagcctcaggatatatggttttcagtttgcatagagtccagtGGAGATCCTTGAGGGCCgccgtggtatcggcttgaggggggatatacacggctgtgacaataaccaaCGATAAttatcttgggagataatacggtcggcatttgattgtaagaaATTCTAGGTCatgtgaacagaaggacttgagttcctgtaagttgttacaattacaccaatcgttaatcatgaaacatacacccccgacCTTCTTCTTCCTGGAGAGATGTTAATTCCTGTCGGAGCGGCGCACAAAGAATCctggtggctgtaccgactccgacagCATGTCCACAGAGAGCCATATTTTCATGAAACAGAGACTGTGAGGAGAAAGAGGCGGCGGTGAAAGCGAGGCTGACTTGCGGGCACCCTGACAAAACTGCGTCGCCAAGTAAAAAAAACGCATCTACTCTCCGTTCTATTGGCGAACATACAATCACGGAGTACAAACTGGACTAGCtctgttcgagactatcctatcaacgggacctgaagacctgtaatatcctatgtttctctgAGTCCTGGCTGAACAAGGACAATATACATCTGGCTGGTTTTTCTATGcatcagcaggacagaacagcagctttGGGTAAACtcagggggaggtgtgtgtgtctctttgttaacaacagctgatgcctgatctctaatattaaggaagtctcaaggttctgTTTGCCTGAGCTAGAATACCACACAATAAGCTGTAGAACATACTATTTACTAAGAGAATTtccatctgtattttttgtagctgtctaagTACAAACCGATGCAaactgtatagggccataagcaaacaagacaatacaagaaaaaaaacactcctagtggccggttaTTTTAATGCAGTGAAACTGAattccgttttacctcatttctaccagcatgtcacctgtgcaactgaAAGCGAAAAACAAACTCTAGATcagctttactccacacacagaaacgcatCAAAACTCgacctcaccctccatttggcaaatctgaccataacgctatcctcatgattcctgcttacaagcaaaaactcaaatgGAAAATACCAGTGCAAGTGGTCCCGGAAGTGGTCTGATGAAGTGGATGCTATCCTACAGGACTGTTTGAAGAGTTTACCACATTGATCaccagcttcattaataagtgcaccAACGATGTCGTCCCCACAATGACCGTACGTACGTATCCCAACCagaagggtaggcaacaacacattcgccacactgatctcaacaaggGGGCCCCtcggggtgtgtgcttagtccccttcctttactccctgttcacccacaactgccgTGCACTACTCCAACAtcctcattaagtttgctgacgacacgacggtggcctattgggaggaggtcaTAGACCTGGTAGTGTCGTGCCAGGATAACAGCCCTTCTCTCAACGttggcaagacaaaggagctgatcgtggactataggaaacaGATTGCCGAGCAAGCCCTCattcacatcaacggggctgtagtggagcaggtcaagagcttcaagttctttggtgtccaaatcaaaggatctatcatggtccaaacacaccaacacagttgtgaagagggcacgacaatgcctcttcaccctaaggaggctgaaaagatttggcatgggccctcagttCTACACCAacaagagcatcttgactggctgcatcaccgcttggtcaACTGgtattatgtttttagaaatgattACAAattaatggaaaatgaaaagcttaaatgtcttgagtcaataggtattcaaccattttgttatggcaagccgaaATAAGTTCACAAAAAAAaactgtgcttaacaagtcacacaataagttgcatggacactGTGTGCAAtattagtgtttaacatgatttttaaaggactaccccatctctgtaccccacacatacaatttttTGTAAGGCCTAGTACCTATCTATATGTACAAATCTATCCCAGTTACCTCGtatccctgcacatcgacttggtactggcactccctgtatatagccatgttgttttaaCTCATTGTTATTCTCTGTCTATTTTTTACTCTTATTACTTTCTATTTTCTTTCTTAATTTTTCTCATTAACTCGGCATTGTCGGAAAAGTAcccgtaagtaagtatttcactgttagtctataccggttgtttacgaagcatgtgacaaatacaatttgattttactTTCTAGGCTTATATATGCATTATTAATCACACAATGTCTGGATAAAATATTCTACCCAGGAATATTCAACACCGAAATATGTTACTCCTGTTACTCCAAACGCGTCTGTCGATCTTTTCTGCGGACAACAATGAAAATGAATCTTTGCCTTCAAAGCAGGGTTTGATCTAAACTTCAGAAGCGTGGGGTAGAACGGTTACTTTCTATGTTATAGAGTGGAATggtttttctgctggtgtatcctgaggtagctCAGTGCGTACAAGCTAACAGCTTTTCTCCCAtgtggaccttcaggtgcatcttcagCTGGTCCTGGcgggagaacctcttctcacactgggggcagctgtagggtttctcccctgtgtggaccctctggtgcctcttcaggtggCCAGCCTGGGCGAAGCGCAtatgacactgggtacagctgaagggtttcacccctgtgtggaccctctggtgcctcttcaggtcacCAGCCTGGGCAAAGcgcatgtgacactgggtacaCCTGAAgcgtttctcccctgtgtggatcCTCTGGTGGATCTTCACTTTTTGGGGGCAGCTGAAGCCTTTGCtacagaacatgcagaggaaccgTTTCTCTTTACTATTGCCTGATGTGGCTCCCCCCCCCTGAGTCTGGGCTCCAGCCCTGTCGTTTGAGTTCAATACGTGATCAAAAAGGCAGTTGTGTGAATCGGAAGGCCCCATCGATGAGGACACTAAGTCGCGATCTCTGAGAGCGAGTAAAGGGGAGTGGGTCGTGACATTTGGATTAGTTTCTAAGCATTCCCTGTAATCTAAGAAATCTCTGCCCTGTGAGTGTCCGTCTCTTAGGTCACTATCTGCATTCCATGTGGGAGGAACGTCGCCCTCCACTTTCACAGTCACTTCATCtacgaccaaaccctcccctttcTTATCTAAGCACCTTTCGgagtatacactactactgtactggtTCCAGTCCCCTCTAGACAGATCAGTCTGGGTCTCTAAACCCAAGGTCATGTTGCAAGGGTCCATCTCTGTAGTGTAAGAACAAGACGGATTATTGCCAGTCTCTAATGCGTCACCTGAGTCCCGATGGGAATGAGCCGTCCTCGGGCTTGGTTTACCGTAAAGTAAATATTCTGAGCCAGGAGCAGGAGGACAGCCCAGTGGCCCCGGCCCCAGTCTCTCTGGGTCTGACCTGAGGTCAGATCCTGTGTGTAAGAGCCTTTGTGTTAAAGTCTCTGTGTCTGACTTGACGATGGCATTCAGCATTCCATTGACCTCTGTGATGCTGCGTCGGGTCCTGGGCTGCACGGCAGTCGCGTGGTCCTCCATGGCAACAAGGGGCGCAACTACAGCCGCTGCTCCAGTCTGGATGTCTCTGCTGTGTCGtgggtccacctctccttcagaCCTTTCCTGCTTGACCAGAGATGATCCTCCAGGACCTGCCGCCTCTGCATCTGCAGACTGACAAGAAGAGAGAGGGTTATTACCGGTGCATGAGTTTAATTGGATAGTAACGTCATAGGGAAGTCTCACAAGCTCCGTTATGGCAGATAAATGAGGATGTACCACAGAGATAGAGGACTCAGGTGCCCAAAATCCTGTTTTAGCATGGTCAAAGCCATTGAGCACTTACACCGTTTTGAAGCAGTCAACTCAGTGGGACTTTCTgtgggttaaggaaggatcacataattcTATTC
Coding sequences within:
- the LOC135507733 gene encoding zinc finger and BTB domain-containing protein 18-like → MIFHTQIASIMEVLANAAVAEICKLVDDDYAVFRLEISQSQKEIVALRRKQQLLELKVSRERAERTMRERLLASRPRSVKILDRYRGMARGEGHLTGAYRSFGKPVGHNTWRDNQPITVDEGRGTSTQHVIMIESADAEAAGPGGSSLVKQERSEGEVDPRHSRDIQTGAAAVVAPLVAMEDHATAVQPRTRRSITEVNGMLNAIVKSDTETLTQRLLHTGSDLRSDPERLGPGPLGCPPAPGSEYLLYGKPSPRTAHSHRDSGDALETGNNPSCSYTTEMDPCNMTLGLETQTDLSRGDWNQYSSSVYSERCLDKKGEGLVVDEVTVKVEGDVPPTWNADSDLRDGHSQGRDFLDYRECLETNPNVTTHSPLLALRDRDLVSSSMGPSDSHNCLFDHVLNSNDRAGAQTQGGGATSGNSKEKRFLCMFCSKGFSCPQKVKIHQRIHTGEKRFRCTQCHMRFAQAGDLKRHQRVHTGVKPFSCTQCHMRFAQAGHLKRHQRVHTGEKPYSCPQCEKRFSRQDQLKMHLKVHMGEKLLACTH